In Elephas maximus indicus isolate mEleMax1 chromosome 4, mEleMax1 primary haplotype, whole genome shotgun sequence, a genomic segment contains:
- the CCDC59 gene encoding thyroid transcription factor 1-associated protein 26, which yields MAPVRLGGSWYAGSLGPRGEEGSSVEFKKKNVKQKKWRANYPKAFVGSIREGQGFALRRKLKIQQSYKKLVWKEKKAQTSRESQFTDRYPDHLKHLYLAEEERLRKQLRKVHQSLPEEQVEEPLPEEQCSIDQALSEENCSTDQPLPVEKSSKTVSSFATRNKNKKKTSNQKAQEEYAQIQAKRAAKKQEFERRKREREEAQRLYKKKKMEVFKILSKKTKKGQPNLNLQMEYLLQKIQEKN from the exons ATGGCGCCGGTGAGGCTAGGAGGAAGTTGGTACGCGGGGAGTTTGGGGCCGCGTGGCGAAGAGGGTTCTTCGGTCGAATTCAAAAAGAAGAATGTAAAACAGAAGAAGTGGCGGGCTAATTACCCGAAGGCCTTTGTGGGGAGCATACGCGAGG GACAAGGCTTTGCACTTCGAAGAAAGCTGAAAATTCAGCAGAGTTACAAAAAATTggtgtggaaagaaaaaaaggctcaaaCCTCACGGGAATCCCAGTTCACAGATCGATACCCAGATCATCTGAAACATCTCTATTTAGCTGAAGAGGAAAGGCTCAGGAAGCAACTTAGAAAAGTTCACCAGagtttgccagaagaacaagttgaGGAGCCTTTGCCAGAAGAACAATGTAGTATTGACCAGGCTTTGTCTGAAGAAAACTGTAGCACTGACCAGCCTCTGCCAGTAGAAAAAAGTAGCAAAACAGTgag CTCTTTTGCTACtcggaataaaaataaaaagaaaacatccaATCAGAAAGCACAAGAAGAATATGCACAGATACAAGCCAAGCGTGCTGCTAAGAAACAA GAATTTGAGAGGAGAAAACGAGAGCGAGAAGAAGCTCAAAGGCTctacaagaagaagaaaatggaagtgtTCAAAATATTAAGCAAAAAGACTAAAAAGGGCCAGCCAAATTTGAATTTACAAATGGAGTATCTTCttcaaaaaatacaagaaaaaaattaa